CAGTTTTTCTGTTGGCTGAGATCATCTGCCTTTCTCCCATCAGCACAGCCTTTGTTTTTTACTCTGCAGCGTCCCAAATACTGTCCTGTGCTTCATGCTGGTGCTCTGTACTTCAGTGCTTCTGGGCATCTCCACACCAAAGTCACCAATTTTGTCTCTTGGCACCAGATCTCCCATACTTCTTTTACATTACTGTTTCTCTTCTGGTTGCATTTGGGTTGCCAGAAATATAAACTAGGTGGGGAGAGTGGAGAGATTATTgttttgcagatgacaccaacaGACCTGAAGGCAGCTGGCCGCTTTCCTAGCTAGATGCCGGGGCAGTATGCAATATGTGTTCCATATTTTGGGTATGGTGATCATATAATTTTAGCCTGATTTCCTGCCTGTGAGGGTTTCCAACACAGGTCAAAACTTTTCTCTAGTCATTCTGAGCAGCTTTAGGGAATGAATCCAAGACACATGGTTAGTGTGCCTCTAACTGGTTTATCTATTTTCCTTCCCCTACAGTATAATCTCTTTCTAGGAGAAAATCAGTTTAATTATCCAAAAGAGCCAGAAGCTGTCACCTTTGAGACTCCTTTTGGGAAGTTTGGCATTTTCACTTGCTTTGACATCCTTTTCTATGAGCCTGCTGTGGTCCTGGTGAGCAAGATGCAGGTGGACACCGTGCTCTTCCCAACAGCTTGGATGAATGTCCTGCCCTTTCTGACTGCAATTGAGTTTCACTCTGCCTGGGCTATGGGCATGGGTGTCAATGTCTTAGCTGCCAATACTCACAACACTAGCATGGAAATGACAGGTAACTTCATTTTCACTCTGTGGAAGAATCTTTATAACCACAGCTCTCTTATTCCCCTTTCTATGAAGTGATTTTGCTGAGgaatataatttatttctctGGAAGGTGAAACGTCTAGTCACCAAATTTTAAGGCTGATAATTCCTGTTCCTATTGGTTTCATAAAGACACAACAAAACTTATAGTGTTTTATTTTCCCTAGCTTCTTAGGGTTATCTTTCCTTTTAATGGCTCTAAATAAGTACTAGGTCACTGCCCTTATGCCTGAACAGAAATTTTGATGGTTTTTAAGGctcttttcctctccatttATAAGTCTATGGTTGAATGCCAAACTGTAAATATACTCATAAACCACATATGTGGCAACATTTATTCTGCCAAATGAGATACTTATTTTTATAGTTGTATTTAACACTGCTACAGAAAACCATTAAAAACACATGTTCAGGCCGGTTGTAGTAACACTGCTAAGATGTCCACATCTTCATTTTAGAATGtagcattgattttttttacagCTCAGGTTATGGAATAGTATATTTCAATTAGACCACTATCTTCACTGACCTGAGCAACCACAGTATGGTTTTGGGACTGTTCATTTGAAATGCCTGACAGGCTTCTGCAGTGATGGGTATGACAGACCTTTGATTTCCCTCTGTTGCTTGGTGCTGGTCAGATGTGAATCACTCATGAGGGGAGGAGTTCTCAGCCAGTGTAAAGGGGGCTGGACAGTTGCTGTCTCCTTCTGTTCATGGACAGGCCTGTGATACTTGCCTGCGTTGTGTTTTGGATTGTCTCAATCAGTAGCTAGTCCTTTCACATCAATCAGCcaagaaaaaaggaattatcAACTCTATTGCACACAGGGGAAAAGAGAACTGAGGAAGCCATAAATATAATCATAacataaaaacccaaacatccTCTGTCTACACTGAGCAGACCTTCTCTAAGGGAATAAATGATATTCTTTGACAAAGCATGAGCTCTGTGTACCGAGTTGCTAACTGTCATCTTTGATGAGACTAGAATTACTGTAATCTGTGTAGAATTGTGGATAAGCAATCAGTAGAGACAACTGGAAGGACaacatgattttttaaattcttcttgGACTGACTGTTGTGCTCTCCTCAGGGAGTGGAATTTATGCACCAACTGGAGCCAGAGCATACTCCTACAATATGAAAACTGAAGATGGTCACCTCCTCATTGCTGAATTAGATGCACACCCTCGTCTTTCTCCTGCCTCTCCACCTGCTGTCAGCTGGAACTCCTATGCTTTGAGTGTTGAAAGATTCTCACAGAATGGCCATGAATTCACAGGAATCATCTTTGAAGATCCCTTTACTTTCACAGAGCTCACTAAGCCTGGGGGGAATGTCACTGTCTGCCAAAAAGACCTCTGCTGTCACTTGAGCTACAAGATGGCAGAGAAAAGAGATGATGAAGTTTATGTGCTGGGTGCTTTTGATGGCCTTCATGTTTTTGAAGGACAGTACTATCTGCAGGTAATTCTCTGGAGGGGGCTATTCCTTTAGGAATGTTTAGGAATATTCCTAAATATTTCTTTAGGAATATTTACAGGGAGAAGCCTTCAGCTCTGTGGTGGAAAAAGAGAAGACAATGCCTGTCTTCTGTGCTGGATCCTATGGCACCTTTTGTTAGTAATGGAAAGAAGTTGCTAAAACTTCCAAGCCTATTCGCCTTCAAATCCAACAAATGCAGTAGAGAGATCTCTAAACCTCCTCTAAATGTCCAGAGTGCACTCACTATTTTGGGGGTGTGCAATATCGGCTAAATTTAGGTTTTCTTCTGTGAATATCTGCAGTAAGTGTTCTGAATCTCCTCTGTATCACAGAATAGTTAGGATTGAAAGGGACATCTGAAGATCACATAGTCCAATTCCTCTACCAAGGCAAAGTCACCTAGAGCAGATTACACAGAAACACATCTGGGTGGCTTTTGAGTGCCTCCAGAAAGGGAGCATCCAAGACCTTCCTTGTTATCATACTGCAGAAGTTCCATACCTTCTgggtgatttctcatgggcatctCCTCACAGCATTAActccttcttcacagcacaaccaacaaactccaactctctcctcacccagctaaccTATCCTTTTGTAGCACTCgtcttcttattggacacagccatggcctgttaagggcaggcctgttcctaatctttggtgattctTACATTCTATCTCCACCCACTCCCTGGCCTGCCTCTCCTGATGCTCTGACACcctaaatgtaaaaaaattcttcttccTTATGTTGAGGTGAAACTTCTTGTGTTTTTATGGCCATTGCTCCTCATCCTGttgctgggcaccactgaaaagagccTGGCACCATCTTCTTGGCACACACCTTTGAGATATTTGTATGTATTTATGAGACACCTCTCAGTCTTCTCTAGACTTAACAGGCCTGGCTCTCACAGTCTCTCCTCCTAAGAGAGAAGCTCCTCATTCCTaatcatctttgtggcctcAGCTGGACACTCTCCAGTagctccttttctttcttgtgctggaaagaaagagaagcctGGGCACAGTACTCCAGATGTGGTCTCACTGTACTTTCATCAAAGAGATGCTGTTAAAAATCAGTTGATCATAGCTATCTTTATGAGATGCTCTGATAAGTTAGGGTCACAGagatgttaattttttttgtcattatCCAAATCATAGCAATGAAGCTTACTTAAATGGCTTACGACTTTTAGTGGAAATatcctctcttcctctcttttaATCAAATATTTGGAAAGACAGTGAGCTACATCCTGGTTGAATTTGCTTAAAGCCATATTTGAAAACATCCTTTGCCTTCATGATTAAGTTATTGTGCCAGCAGATTATACTTTTTTTTAGTTACTTCTGTCTGTCAGCATCAACATTTTGTACCAGCTGATACAGACTCTGGGATATGAGGGGAGGCATTATCCAGCAAACAGCTCATCTAATACTAGGAAGGTAACTTGAATAAATTCAGTTCTTGGTGAGCCAGATAGTCTCTGCCAGAATTGAAAGTTCTAGAGAAGACAGGAATTTCTACTCTTTCTTTTaccctcattttttttttcatttcctcagaACTTATACCTTATTTCTCTGCTTATTTGCATTTCAACACAAAACCATATTTACTGATGAATAATACTTCTGAATTTTTGCAAATATGCTTCTATGCCCCAATACCAGACATGTAGAAAAACTCCATCATCTATCAGCAAAACCAGACAACATCCTTCAAATCATTCCTGAATCAGAGGAGTGCTAGTCCTATTTCATATTTCCTCATGAAGACCATAAACATTTAGCAGCTGGATAATTAACTCTCATGACAAAAGGGAAACAACATTGTGATTCCTGCTTTACTCTATGTGCTGCAACTACTAACACAAAACTGTAACCAAAGATGCTAACTTCATCTCCTTGGCCTATATTAACTAGGATTTGGACAGGGAACATCAAATTCGGACTTCCATGGACTATCAGGCCATCTAATGAAATATCATTAGCAACATACGCAATTAGCAGTAAGAGGACCTGGATGTGCACTTTTACAATGTACCCATGTGGAagactttgttttgtttgcctaaAATTTCCATTCACAAACTCATCTTACTAAAACCTGTGGGAAAGAAACCTTCAAATAAGACAATTGGTGATTTAAAGAATTGTGGAACAAACAGGATCAGGCTTCAGAGATGAAATAAGGTGCTTTGGCTGCACTTATGTCAAAAccaatttatttataaaattataaGACTAAGACAgcttatttataaaattatgAGACTAAGTTCTGGAACACACCCAGTCAGATTAAGTGGTAAAAAAATAAGCTATAACTGAAAAGGAGTCACCCAAGAGTTATGAAGAAGATCCTGTGACTATCACCTGCTCTGACGCACATTAGCTTTGATGACACAAGGCACCAGTGTTGCCATCTTGCTAAATACCTTGTTGACTCCTCCTCCCCACAGATCTGCACTCTGCTCAAGTGCCCCAGCACAAACCTGAGCACATGTGGGCAGCCCGTGGAGACGGCTCAGACCAAGTTTGACATGTTCTCCCTCAGTGGCACGTTTGGCACCAGCTACATCTTCCCAGAAGTGCTGTACAGCGGGGTGCAGCTGGCCCCTGGGGAGTTCGAGGTAATGGGACACCCTTGTATTTTGTCAGACATCAGTGGTCAAAAAGCCACTACAAAAGCAACTTAGCTGTTACCAGAGTCCTCTGTACTCTGCCTCCAGTTCAAGGCAGCTTTATTTCTGCCTGATTTTCCTGGTTGTATTCAAATGGTTAATCCACCTTGCCAATTTTCTTCTGCCCTGTTCCCCCAAATCCTCTAGAACCAGATCTTCTTCAGGACAGAAATGTAGTTTTTCTCAGCCTTCCTGACAGCTCCAATTGAGATTGGAGCTCTTTTGACTAGATCAACATGACTGAATATATGATTTTGTCTTTGCCATACAGTAGTAGTGCTTTGATGATGCTCCtgcttattttgctttttcataACCAGGTGCTGGCTGATGGACGTCTGATAAATCGGAATACTACATCAAAGCCAGTTTTGAGTGTAACACTCTTTGGGAGATGGTATGAAAAGGACCCTCCATCCATGGATCAAGCTTCAGCATGATTTCACTGCAGATCATTCAAGCTTTCATCTGCTCATTTCTGTAACACTAATTAAACACAAATAATGATACTTAATAGTGATACTCATAATTAAAATGGCATTCTATTTTTCTAGTTGCCTTATCTAGTGGCATAGTTACTGCACTTTGATTTATTGACTTGATTTTGCAGCAAAAATCAATACTCTGCTGGAATGTTGTGTGTGAATTTTTATATGGTAGATTTGGTTGGCATAGGAATGGCCTGTGAACAATAGAAACACTGGgaacaacagaaaataaattcctcTGACTTTACTGGTGTAGGATTAAGTGGGTTGTACCCCAATAAAAAACAGTTTTTAATTGTTTGAAATTTTTGCTGGAGTATTCAAAGCCATTTCCACAGCACTGTTCCCACCCCATTTCTGAACAGACACTTTTGTAAACAAGAGACTAGCAGAAACTTTGAAAATTTTCGCTtcctttgaaaaggaaaaatagtcTCAAAAAAATGTTCCTTCAAACAAAACTAGTTATTCAGCTCAGCACACTGCAGTGTGTTATCTTACCATG
This sequence is a window from Zonotrichia albicollis isolate bZonAlb1 chromosome 3, bZonAlb1.hap1, whole genome shotgun sequence. Protein-coding genes within it:
- the LOC102066154 gene encoding pantetheinase; translated protein: MLPSQALLPAVLFALAALRALASDTFLAAVYEHAVILPHATQEPVPASDALALMNRNMDVLEGAIKEAAQQGAHIIVTPEDGIYGWRFTRESIYPYLEDVPDPAVNWIPCTDPSRFGPAPVQERLSCMARNNSIYVVANIGDKKPCDSSDPSCPRDSRYHYNTDVVFDAQGKLVARYHKYNLFLGENQFNYPKEPEAVTFETPFGKFGIFTCFDILFYEPAVVLVSKMQVDTVLFPTAWMNVLPFLTAIEFHSAWAMGMGVNVLAANTHNTSMEMTGSGIYAPTGARAYSYNMKTEDGHLLIAELDAHPRLSPASPPAVSWNSYALSVERFSQNGHEFTGIIFEDPFTFTELTKPGGNVTVCQKDLCCHLSYKMAEKRDDEVYVLGAFDGLHVFEGQYYLQICTLLKCPSTNLSTCGQPVETAQTKFDMFSLSGTFGTSYIFPEVLYSGVQLAPGEFEVLADGRLINRNTTSKPVLSVTLFGRWYEKDPPSMDQASA